The following are encoded together in the Pseudomonadota bacterium genome:
- a CDS encoding rhomboid family intramembrane serine protease, whose amino-acid sequence MDINHILLLLASLNLLGDLYNILRFSKQLPGWILIGNLIAIAGCALAWLLAPADAGLIAIGILAVYFIVIKSYANKRAPMRRLPCPATKLLILANVAVFLYQLWNGATNDPVRFVALGALYTPLLEQGEWWRLLSAQFMHWGVLHLFCNMLGLWFLGPLTESILGPLRYIMAYLLCGAGGMLVAFGASLVATTPHSIVLLGASASVLGLVGIQAAFSLKAFRRSGSMVAKAQLASMLQIVVLQGIFDLMVPEVSSTAHTGGAAVGFVLGSFIFMRR is encoded by the coding sequence ATGGACATCAACCATATTCTATTACTGCTAGCCTCCCTTAACCTGCTAGGTGACCTATACAACATCCTACGATTTAGTAAGCAACTGCCAGGATGGATACTAATCGGTAATCTTATAGCAATTGCAGGGTGCGCGCTGGCATGGCTTCTCGCCCCTGCCGATGCCGGATTAATCGCCATCGGCATTCTTGCGGTCTACTTTATCGTCATCAAGAGCTATGCCAATAAGCGCGCCCCTATGAGGCGACTGCCCTGCCCAGCAACAAAGCTACTTATATTAGCCAACGTAGCCGTTTTTCTCTATCAACTCTGGAACGGCGCCACAAACGACCCAGTACGATTCGTTGCACTCGGCGCACTCTATACCCCACTGCTTGAGCAGGGTGAGTGGTGGCGTCTATTGAGCGCTCAGTTTATGCACTGGGGTGTGCTGCACCTATTTTGCAACATGTTGGGGCTCTGGTTCCTTGGACCATTAACGGAATCAATCCTTGGGCCGCTGCGCTACATAATGGCCTATCTACTGTGCGGAGCGGGAGGAATGTTAGTCGCCTTCGGTGCCTCACTTGTTGCAACCACTCCACATTCCATCGTTCTGCTAGGAGCATCGGCAAGCGTGCTAGGGCTAGTTGGAATTCAGGCGGCGTTCTCCCTTAAAGCATTTCGACGCTCGGGTAGTATGGTGGCAAAGGCTCAGCTCGCTTCGATGCTTCAGATCGTGGTGCTGCAGGGGATCTTTGATCTGATGGTTCCTGAGGTGAGCTCAACAGCTCATACAGGTGGAGCAGCGGTGGGGTTTGTGCTCGGAAGCTTTATCTTTATGAGAAGATAG